CGTATAGCATCATCTACGAGCTCATCGACGGCGTGCGCAAGGCCATGGAAGACCTCCTGGAGCCCATCCGCACCGAGCGCAAGCTGGGTCGCGCCGAGGTGCGCAACACCTTCAACGTGCCGAAGCTGGGCACCATCGCCGGTGCGGCGGTGCTCGATGGTGTGATGAAGCGTGGCGCCTTCGTCCGGCTGATGCGCGACAGCAAGCAGCTGTTCTCCGGCCGCATGGCCTCGCTCCGACGCTTCAAGGACGACGTGAAGGAAGTCGCCCAGGGCTTCGAGTGCGGTATCGGCATCGAGAACTACAATGATCTCAAGCCGGGCGACATCATCGAGGCCTATGAGATCGAGGAGACGCGGCCGAGCCTGAGCTAGTCCCTCCGGCCGTCGTTCTCCACTCACCGGAACGCACCCGGTGGCCCGCCGTTCCTGGCGCGGTCACCGGGAGAGGGGTTGGGTGCCATGTTCGTTTGTGTCGCGCGTCTGACCCTGCAGATTCCGGAGAGCGGCTCCCTCAAGGCCAAGCGGCAGGTTCTCCGCCGGATAACGGACCGCGTGAAGGCCCGGTTCAACGTGGCCGTGGCCGAGGTCGATGACCAGGATCTCTGGCAGAAGGCCTCGCTCGCGCTGGCGGTGGTGGGCAACGACCGCCGCCACGTCGACGAGCAGATGGAGAAGATCATCCACTTCGTGGAGGAGATGTACGTGGCCCCGCTCATCTCCCGTCAGACGGAGATCATGGCCTTCGGGGACACGCTCTACACTCTCCCCGGGCGGCCCCGGGCCGCTGAGCGGGACGAGGACGAAGAGGAGGACGAGGCCGCGGAGGAGGGTGAGGACGACGAGGAGGCCGGGCCGGAAGCGGACCTGGAGGATCTCATCGCGGGCATGGGCCGGAGCGATCGCTCCATGGCCGAGGCCGAGGGGATGGGTGACTGGGATCGCCGGCACGAGGGGCGGGAAGGTGAGCGGGCGGGCAAGGGGACGGAACGCTCGGGCGCTGTCTCGCTGGACGAGGCCCGGGCTCGTGCCCGGAGTCTGCGCAACCCGAGGGATTGGGAGAAGAAATGAGTACCAGCAATCGGCCGGAGCGTGTGGGGCAGGAGATCCAGGCGGCCCTCGGGAGGATGCTGACCCGGGGCGAGCTGAAGGATCCTCGCATCGGCTTCATCACCGTCACCGGCGTGAAGGTGTCGCCGGACCTGAAGGTGGCGCGCGTCTTCTACTCGATGATGGGCACCGAGGAGGAGCGCAAGGAGACGCAGAAAGGTCTCGAGGCGGCCAAGGGTTACATCCGCCGGGAAATCACCGAGGCGGTGAATCTGCGCGTGTCGCCGGAGGTCTTCTTCACCTTCGACGAGTCGGTAGAGCGGGGTGACCGCATCGAGCGGCTGCTGCGCGAGGTGAAGGAGAAGGAAGGCTGGTAGTCTGCATGGACGGCGTTCTGGTCATCGACAAACCCACCGGGCCCACCTCGTTCGACGTGGTGCGGCAGGTCCGGTTTCTGCTCAAGGTGAAGAAGGTGGGCCACACCGGGACGCTCGATCCGATGGCCACGGGGGTATTGCCCCTGTGCCTGGGCGAGGCGACGAAGGTGGCCGGCTTCATCACCGAGGGCGACAAGGCCTATGACGCGGTGGTGCGCCTGGGAGCCGAGACGGACACCCAGGATGCCGAGGGCAAGGTGGTGGCCGAGGCCCCGGTGCCCACGCTCACCTCCGCGCTGCTGGAGGAGGTGCTGGGGCGCTTCCGTGGCACCTTCGAGCAGGTGCCGCCCATGTACTCGGCGGTGAAGGTGGGCGGGAAGCGGCTGTACGAGCTCGCTCGCGCTGGCGAGGAGGTGGAGCGCGCCAGCCGCCAGGTGACGGTGTACGAGCTGGTGCTGCGCGACTTCAACGCCACGCAGCTGCGCCTGTCCGTGCGCTGCTCCAAGGGCTTCTTCGTGCGCACGCTCGCCTATGACATCGGCCGGGCGCTGGGCTGCGGGGCCCACCTGGAGGCGCTGCGGCGCACCATGAGCGGCCCCTTCGCCCTGGCCCAGTCGCTGCCGCTGGCGGAGCTGCCCGCCCTGGCGAAGGAGCCCGAGGCCCTGGCGAAGCGCTTGCTGCCCGTGTCCGAGGCCCTGGTGGACCTGCCGGCGGTGCGGGTGAGCGAGGCGGACGCGGCGCGCGTGTCCCACGGGGTGCCGGTGGAGGCCCCCGCCCATCCCGGCCGGGTGCGCGTGGTGGACCCCTCGGGGAAGCTGCTCGCCGTGGCCGAGGTGGTCCGCGGCCGGCTGCGCTACCTGCGGGTGCTCGTCTGATTCCGGCCTCTGTGTCTGTGTCCTTTCGGCCTCTCCCGTCCCCCCCAGGCGGCCAGCCAGACGCTAGAGGTTGACCGCCCGCACGGGCGATGCTTATAAGCCCTCGATTCGTTAGTAGGAGGAAGCCCGGTCTGTACCCCTCCGCGGACCGCGGCGACCGCAGTACCCACCCCCCGGAGCGGGCAGAGAGTCAGGAAGCACATGTCGGCATTGCATCAGGACCGCAAGGCAGAGGTCGTCTCGAAGTACCGCACCCATGAGACGGACACGGGTTCCCCCGAGGTCCAGGTGGCGCTGCTCTCCGAGCGCATCACCATGCTCACGGAGCACTTCAAGACGCACAAGAAGGACCACCACTCCCGTCGCGGTCTGCTCAAGCTGGTGGGTCAGCGTCGTCGTCTGCTCGACTACCTGAAGAGCAAGGACGCCAACCGCTACAAGAAGCTCATCGAGGGCCTCGGCATCCGCAAGTAGGCCCGCTGTCAATCGGGGCGCTGGCGCAGAAGTCAGCGCCCCGAGTCGTTCCAGGCAGTCGAAGCACGCAGTCGCAGCACCTTTGATTCGAGAAGAAGGAGCGGGGCGAGGGAGGGAGCAAGGGCGTGATGTGGACGGAGGTTTTGGTTTCCGTTCGGACGGGCCGACCCAGGCAGCCAGGTCGGCCCGTGCGATCAGGGATCAAAGCTCCGACTCATCCCTGCCGGCGCTTCCGAGGCGCCCCTCCGCAGTCACACCGCGGTTGCCCGTCTTTGCCTGTTCCAGGCCCGGCGACCGCATCACCCCACAGGCCTCGCAATGAGGCGCGTGGGCCCTCACCTTTTGGAAAAGGCAGGGCACGCGTCGCGTGGCCATCAGGCAGTTACAAGGCGAGACGGATATGCACTTGAAGAAGAGCGTCAAGATTGGCGACACCGAGCTGAGCATCGAGACCGGCCACATGGCCAAGCAGGCGGACGGCTCGGTGGTGGTTCGCTACGGCGACACCATGCTGCTCGTCACCGCGGTGAGCGCGCGCGAGAAGAAGGACGTGGACTTCCTCCCGCTCACGGTGGAGTACCAGGAGAAGCTGTACTCGGCCGGCCGCATCCCCGGCAGCTATTTCAAGCGCGAGGGGCGCCTGACGGAGAAGGAGACGCTGGCCAGCCGCATCGTGGACCGCTCCTGCCGTCCGCTCTTCCCGGATGGGTACGCCTACGAGACCCAGGTCATCGCGAGCGTCATCTCCGCGGACCCGGAGCACGAGGGTGACATCCATGGCATCACCGGCGCCTCGGCGGCGCTGTGGGTGTCGGACATCCCCTTCAACGGCCCCATCGCGGGCATCCGCGTGGGCCGCGTGGACGGCAAGCTCATCGCCAACCCCACGCTCAAGCAGCGCGAGCTGTCCGACATCGACCTCGTCATGGCCGTGAGCCGCGAGGCGATCGTCATGGTGGAGGGTGGTGCCGAGGAGGTGAGCGAGGCGGACATGGTGGCCGCGCTCGAGTTCGGCAAGCAGGCGGCCCTGCCCGCGCTGGACCTGCAGGACGAGCTGCGGCGCGCGCTGAACAAGACGGTGCGCAACTACGACCGCATCCCCGCGGTGGCCGAGGACCTGAAGGCCAAGGTGCGCGCGCTGGCCTGGGACGGCATCGTCCATGGCTACACCATCAAGGAGAAGGCGGCGCGCTACGAGGCGCTCTCCAAGGCCAAGAAGGAGGCCCTGGCGAAGCTCAAGGAGCAGCTGGGCGAGGGCTACACCTCCCAGGTGGAGAAGCACGCCAAGCAGGTGGTGGAGGACCTGAAGTACGAGCACATGCGCACGCTGACGGTGAACGGTGGCCGCATCGGCGCCCGTGGTCACGCCGAGGTGCGCAACATCACCTGTGAGGTGGGCGTGCTCCCGCGCACCCACGGCAGCGCCATCTTCACCCGCGGCGAGACGCAGGCGCTGGTGGTGACGACGCTGGGTACCTCCGAGGACGAGCAGCGCCTGGAGCTGCTCGGCGGCATGTCCTTCAAGCGGTTCATGCTGCACTACAACTTCCCCCCGTTCAGCGTGAACGAGACCAAGCCCCTGCGCGGCCCCGGCCGTCGTGAGGTCGGTCACGGCGCCCTGGCCGAGCGCGCGCTGCGCAACATGCTGCCCGCCAGCGAGAAGTTCCCGTACACGGTGCGGCTCGTCTCGGACATCCTCGAGTCCAACGGCTCGTCCTCCATGGCCTCGGTGTGCGGTGGCACGCTGTCGCTGATGGACGCGGGCGTCCCCA
This is a stretch of genomic DNA from Archangium violaceum. It encodes these proteins:
- the rbfA gene encoding 30S ribosome-binding factor RbfA, encoding MSTSNRPERVGQEIQAALGRMLTRGELKDPRIGFITVTGVKVSPDLKVARVFYSMMGTEEERKETQKGLEAAKGYIRREITEAVNLRVSPEVFFTFDESVERGDRIERLLREVKEKEGW
- the pnp gene encoding polyribonucleotide nucleotidyltransferase, producing the protein MHLKKSVKIGDTELSIETGHMAKQADGSVVVRYGDTMLLVTAVSAREKKDVDFLPLTVEYQEKLYSAGRIPGSYFKREGRLTEKETLASRIVDRSCRPLFPDGYAYETQVIASVISADPEHEGDIHGITGASAALWVSDIPFNGPIAGIRVGRVDGKLIANPTLKQRELSDIDLVMAVSREAIVMVEGGAEEVSEADMVAALEFGKQAALPALDLQDELRRALNKTVRNYDRIPAVAEDLKAKVRALAWDGIVHGYTIKEKAARYEALSKAKKEALAKLKEQLGEGYTSQVEKHAKQVVEDLKYEHMRTLTVNGGRIGARGHAEVRNITCEVGVLPRTHGSAIFTRGETQALVVTTLGTSEDEQRLELLGGMSFKRFMLHYNFPPFSVNETKPLRGPGRREVGHGALAERALRNMLPASEKFPYTVRLVSDILESNGSSSMASVCGGTLSLMDAGVPIKAPVAGIAMGLVKEGDQVAILSDILGDEDHLGDMDFKVCGTSKGITSIQMDIKITGLTTEIMSRALEQARQGRLHILGEMLKTMAEPRKEISSYAPRITTIQIRPEFIKNVIGPGGKVIKDIIARTGAVINIDDSGRVDIASANVESVKAAIAMVQALTREAEIGKIYTGTVRKIAEFGAFVELFPGTDGLIHISELSDKRVKSVSDVLKEGDEVLVKVVSIDKTGKIRLSRKEAMAERAAAQQGTPAPAEAAPAAAQSPEATQPGAKA
- a CDS encoding DUF503 domain-containing protein, producing the protein MFVCVARLTLQIPESGSLKAKRQVLRRITDRVKARFNVAVAEVDDQDLWQKASLALAVVGNDRRHVDEQMEKIIHFVEEMYVAPLISRQTEIMAFGDTLYTLPGRPRAAERDEDEEEDEAAEEGEDDEEAGPEADLEDLIAGMGRSDRSMAEAEGMGDWDRRHEGREGERAGKGTERSGAVSLDEARARARSLRNPRDWEKK
- the rpsO gene encoding 30S ribosomal protein S15, whose translation is MSALHQDRKAEVVSKYRTHETDTGSPEVQVALLSERITMLTEHFKTHKKDHHSRRGLLKLVGQRRRLLDYLKSKDANRYKKLIEGLGIRK
- the truB gene encoding tRNA pseudouridine(55) synthase TruB, which gives rise to MDGVLVIDKPTGPTSFDVVRQVRFLLKVKKVGHTGTLDPMATGVLPLCLGEATKVAGFITEGDKAYDAVVRLGAETDTQDAEGKVVAEAPVPTLTSALLEEVLGRFRGTFEQVPPMYSAVKVGGKRLYELARAGEEVERASRQVTVYELVLRDFNATQLRLSVRCSKGFFVRTLAYDIGRALGCGAHLEALRRTMSGPFALAQSLPLAELPALAKEPEALAKRLLPVSEALVDLPAVRVSEADAARVSHGVPVEAPAHPGRVRVVDPSGKLLAVAEVVRGRLRYLRVLV